From the Arthrobacter sp. PM3 genome, one window contains:
- a CDS encoding universal stress protein: MSKAIVVGINGSAGSDAALTWALQRASRDKLPVIALHAVDDRWMSPDFQYHELIRQSGMDLLEKAKASAHEQAPDVEVDIQLRHGSGGSVLRDVSKEAAIIVVGGHEKHHLDGGPVTDRALQVVSASECPVAVIPAKAGAAAKGVVVGVDGSAESQQAVAVAAAEADSGGDELTVVLAFKTPARWVEKQLPSSGLAESMVEENRIVLAESVAGLGDKYPDLVVHQRLETDTQPAKALVDAAADARLLVIGSHGRGGFSRTVLGSTAHAVLLNVPCPTLVTRVHKVKHGD, encoded by the coding sequence ATGAGCAAAGCAATCGTCGTCGGCATCAACGGGTCTGCAGGCAGCGACGCCGCCCTGACCTGGGCCCTGCAGCGGGCCTCCCGGGACAAGCTCCCGGTCATCGCCCTCCACGCGGTGGACGACCGCTGGATGTCGCCGGACTTCCAGTACCACGAACTGATCCGGCAGTCGGGAATGGACCTCCTGGAGAAAGCCAAAGCGAGCGCCCACGAACAGGCCCCCGACGTCGAGGTCGACATCCAGCTCCGGCACGGCAGCGGCGGATCAGTGCTGCGGGATGTCTCCAAGGAGGCTGCCATCATCGTGGTCGGCGGCCATGAAAAGCACCACCTGGACGGCGGTCCCGTCACCGACCGGGCCCTGCAGGTGGTCTCCGCCTCGGAATGCCCCGTGGCCGTCATCCCGGCCAAAGCCGGCGCCGCGGCCAAAGGCGTGGTGGTCGGGGTGGACGGCTCCGCGGAGTCGCAGCAGGCGGTCGCGGTCGCGGCCGCGGAGGCGGACAGCGGCGGCGACGAGCTCACGGTCGTCCTGGCGTTCAAGACCCCCGCCCGCTGGGTCGAGAAGCAGCTGCCCTCCAGCGGCCTCGCCGAGAGCATGGTCGAAGAAAACCGGATCGTGCTCGCGGAATCAGTGGCCGGACTCGGCGACAAATACCCTGACCTGGTGGTCCATCAGCGGCTCGAGACAGACACCCAGCCGGCGAAGGCCCTGGTGGATGCCGCCGCTGACGCCCGGCTGCTTGTGATCGGCAGCCACGGGCGCGGCGGGTTCTCCCGGACGGTGCTCGGCTCCACGGCGCACGCCGTGCTGCTGAACGTGCCGTGCCCCACCCTCGTCACACGCGTCCACAAGGTCAAGCACGGGGACTGA
- a CDS encoding erythromycin esterase family protein, with protein MNPGAVTRTSVLREIHDLARPLKSDRDLDGLVQRAADCRFVAIGEASHGTHEFYTWRDTLSRRLIAEEGYNWIGVEGDWPDCWRINRWVRGQDGKEQGVHALLAGFERWPTWMWANEEVAAFLDWLRGWNAGRPLEKRVGFYGLDVYSLWDSLREIIGWLQENVPDAVPAAMRAWQCFLPHHEDPHQYAWSTRLVPQSCEADVVALLTEVRNRVFSPGPHDEDAFDAVQNAEVAANAEHYYRIMVRGDRQSWNVRDHHMADTIDRVSRHLGPASKGLIWEHNTHVGDARATDMAQDGLVNVGQLLRERHAGEGVLLVGFAGHRGSVIAADSWGRPERILTVPEARPGSHEDFLHQALGVPSVLEFGDDRSGPWLSTWLGHRAIGVVYHPEREAGNYVPTRMGERYDALIWLEHTAALRPVHHEGPPREPELETEPTGY; from the coding sequence GTGAACCCCGGCGCCGTCACCCGGACCTCGGTCCTGAGGGAAATCCATGATCTTGCCCGGCCGCTGAAAAGCGACCGGGACCTCGACGGGCTGGTACAGCGCGCCGCCGACTGCCGGTTTGTCGCGATCGGCGAAGCTTCCCACGGCACCCACGAGTTCTACACCTGGCGCGACACCCTCAGCCGGCGGCTCATCGCCGAAGAGGGGTACAACTGGATCGGGGTGGAAGGCGACTGGCCCGACTGCTGGCGCATCAACCGGTGGGTCCGCGGCCAGGACGGCAAGGAACAGGGAGTCCACGCGCTGCTGGCAGGCTTCGAACGGTGGCCCACCTGGATGTGGGCCAACGAGGAAGTCGCGGCCTTCCTGGACTGGCTGCGCGGCTGGAATGCCGGCCGCCCCCTGGAAAAGCGCGTGGGCTTCTATGGGCTGGATGTCTATTCGCTCTGGGATTCGCTGCGTGAAATCATTGGCTGGCTGCAGGAGAACGTTCCCGACGCCGTGCCCGCGGCCATGCGCGCCTGGCAGTGCTTCCTTCCGCACCACGAGGACCCGCACCAGTACGCCTGGAGCACACGGCTGGTGCCGCAGTCCTGTGAGGCCGACGTCGTGGCCCTCCTCACCGAGGTCAGGAACCGGGTCTTCAGCCCGGGGCCCCACGACGAGGACGCTTTCGACGCCGTCCAGAACGCCGAGGTCGCCGCCAACGCCGAGCACTACTACCGCATCATGGTCCGTGGCGACCGGCAGTCCTGGAACGTCCGGGACCATCACATGGCCGACACCATCGACCGGGTGAGCCGGCACCTCGGGCCGGCGTCGAAGGGGCTGATCTGGGAACACAACACCCATGTCGGGGATGCCCGGGCCACCGACATGGCGCAGGACGGACTGGTCAACGTCGGGCAGCTCCTGCGGGAACGCCATGCGGGCGAGGGGGTGCTGCTGGTCGGATTCGCGGGGCACCGCGGCTCGGTGATCGCCGCCGACTCGTGGGGCCGGCCGGAACGCATCCTCACCGTGCCGGAGGCGCGCCCGGGCAGCCACGAAGACTTCCTGCACCAGGCCCTCGGGGTGCCCTCCGTGCTGGAGTTCGGTGACGACAGGAGCGGGCCGTGGCTTTCGACCTGGCTCGGGCACCGGGCCATCGGCGTCGTCTACCACCCGGAGCGGGAAGCGGGGAACTACGTGCCGACCCGGATGGGGGAGCGCTACGACGCCCTCATCTGGCTTGAACACACCGCGGCGCTGCGGCCCGTGCACCATGAGGGGCCGCCCCGGGAGCCGGAGCTGGAGACGGAGCCGACAGGCTACTAG
- a CDS encoding MBL fold metallo-hydrolase RNA specificity domain-containing protein encodes MKHQQPSLTFLGATDTVTGSRYLIEAGGRRVLVDCGLFQGYKRSRERNRSPFPVPPRSVDAVVLTHAHLDHTGYVPALVRDGFAGPVYATDGTTDLCKLILPDSGHLQEEEARYASHRGSSVHDPAVPLYTAADAVASLNRFRVCGFDDPLDLGGGLELTFVPAGHILGAAQVHVRLGSQSVHFTGDLGRADDPFMYPPRPLGDTSILVTESTYGNRKHSTENPEQQLGEIVNRVAKRGGVLMFAAFAVGRAETLMLYLSRLLRRNAIPRIPVYLNSPMAIDASEMYQRHPEEHRLKREEYVDMYKLAKLTRTVDESKLLNLRGGPMIIISASGMLTGGRILHHVAAYGPDPKNAIILSGYQAGGTRGATLAAGERELRIYGEDVKVRAEVIQMDSLSAHADADGIIAWMKAAAKEPRMTYITHGDPDASDALRIRIKRELGWRARVPEHLETIGIEDPR; translated from the coding sequence ATGAAACACCAGCAGCCGAGCTTGACGTTTTTGGGTGCCACGGACACCGTGACCGGGTCCCGCTACCTGATCGAGGCCGGCGGCAGGCGTGTGCTGGTGGACTGCGGCCTCTTCCAAGGCTACAAGCGCAGCCGGGAGCGCAACCGGTCGCCCTTCCCGGTGCCGCCGCGGTCCGTTGACGCGGTGGTGCTGACGCACGCGCACCTGGACCACACCGGGTACGTCCCGGCCCTGGTCCGGGACGGGTTCGCCGGCCCCGTCTACGCCACAGACGGCACCACCGACCTCTGCAAGCTGATCCTGCCGGACAGCGGCCACCTGCAGGAGGAGGAGGCCCGGTATGCCTCCCACCGCGGATCGTCCGTGCACGATCCCGCCGTGCCGCTCTACACGGCCGCCGACGCCGTGGCCTCGCTCAACCGGTTCAGGGTTTGCGGATTCGATGACCCCCTGGACCTTGGCGGCGGCCTGGAACTGACGTTCGTGCCGGCCGGGCATATTCTCGGCGCCGCGCAGGTCCACGTCCGGCTCGGCTCCCAATCCGTGCACTTCACCGGAGACCTGGGCCGGGCCGATGACCCGTTCATGTACCCGCCCCGGCCGCTGGGCGACACGTCCATCCTGGTGACGGAATCAACCTATGGCAACCGGAAACACTCCACGGAGAACCCGGAGCAACAGCTCGGCGAGATCGTCAACCGCGTCGCGAAACGCGGCGGGGTCCTCATGTTCGCCGCGTTCGCCGTCGGCCGCGCCGAGACGCTCATGCTGTACCTGTCCCGGCTGCTGCGCCGGAACGCGATTCCGCGCATCCCGGTGTACCTGAACAGCCCCATGGCGATCGACGCCTCCGAAATGTACCAGCGCCACCCCGAAGAGCACCGGCTCAAACGGGAGGAGTACGTGGACATGTACAAGCTGGCCAAGCTCACCCGCACCGTGGACGAGTCCAAACTGCTGAATCTGCGCGGCGGCCCCATGATCATCATCTCGGCCAGCGGCATGCTCACCGGCGGACGGATCCTGCACCACGTCGCGGCGTACGGACCCGATCCGAAAAACGCCATCATCCTCAGCGGCTACCAGGCCGGCGGCACGCGCGGCGCCACCCTGGCCGCCGGCGAACGCGAGCTGCGCATCTACGGCGAAGACGTCAAGGTGCGGGCCGAAGTCATCCAGATGGACAGCCTGTCCGCGCACGCCGACGCCGACGGCATCATCGCGTGGATGAAAGCGGCAGCAAAGGAGCCCCGTATGACCTACATCACGCATGGCGACCCCGACGCGTCCGACGCCCTGCGCATCAGGATCAAACGCGAGCTCGGCTGGCGGGCCAGGGTGCCCGAACACCTGGAGACGATCGGGATTGAGGATCCGCGGTGA